The following coding sequences lie in one Fusarium poae strain DAOMC 252244 chromosome 1, whole genome shotgun sequence genomic window:
- the NIC96 gene encoding nuclear pore complex subunit (BUSCO:3520at5125) — protein MSLFGQTANTGGSSLFGGNTGGTTGGGLFGQSTTQNQQSGATGGGLFGQPAQNQQQQQTGTTGGGLFGGLGANKPAAGGGLFGQPQQQQQQTGTTTGGGLFGQSTTQQPSTTTGTGLFGQQAQTQQSGTTGGGLFGNQQQQQQQQQKPSLFGSSLAQPAAAAKPSLFGQPQTQQQQPQQNAPSMLGGSTFGASTFGGSLFASQAPNGQTQAQSQPAGAYFDSLFAKSQKADGKANMEDLPSLELGLGDLRHRLRKLQSKPSDKPLGGKAHYLLAASGVDPGVAAKDLGLLDVQPGRTERATHGYAPSELDVETYLSNLQTKTTLSMIADGIDRSVRDFDNFLEDNVTMEWEAQRKRIYQHFGITPREETSTTGRESQSAFGRSRRKSQAPAAKSGRASVLGRSTLQKSVIGTPSRIGAHQTDFSDVDRSSESGGLDGRVSSDDRVLRERQGRLSEKIRNLNTARLLKRPYPILSELAAVEQKSHEPHAPHVVEAYLAVMEIVGEDPDAETTLNNATAKEREFADMYLNDNPNSSKSVEMRKRILTGTNSFLEKQFLREVESLIAKHPHEAKLGGLPDIVSKVKAYIRLRSARKDLVPDNTELQQVQGEYVWAIVFYLLRSGHVSEAAKYVNDNTNQFRGIDRTFATYLNNYAASEDRRLTNRKLLDRCTNEYIQRSRNAPENSIDPFRMACYKVIGRIELGNRNLDGLNTDINDWIWLQFNLAREGDKTIEMAGESYGLAELQSSIREIGLKHFPKTNSEDSNGSFGMFFYLQILSGMFEDAIAYLYPFSYVDAVHFGLALEFYGLLRPSDAMSPSNDLRSYSTKNLPQVNFGRMIGYYTRDFRAADVVSAVDYLTLICLNQDLEGEAGQRHSSLCHEALRELVLETREFSKLIGDIRPDGRRIRGIIEERGPLIGLDAEDDFVNTVTLQAASFADENGRTTDSVLLYHLAGEYDTVVAIVSRALSEAVSLEIGEDPMRLMPVKPRAGGQEADAGSSLSLAAIDDPVELAKTMMSMYERDAMFYRRIQDQNKVACRVLLEMSSIKGLVEAGQWAQCLDKIRSLEILPLDAAGDGSTIRAYASKFSGLSQPVSINVPNLLMWTIICCVRQREQLTSGQFSGNEGTRRLMVDQLKQMTLDLTTYTSQLRYRFPPHLHEALARASAE, from the exons ATGTCTCTCTTTGGACAGACTGCCAACACGGGCGGCAGCTCGCTGTTCGGAGGCAATACTGGTGGCACGACAGGCGGAGGACTGTTTGGACAGTCGACAACACAGAATCAGCAGAGCGGAGCCACTGGTGGTGGTCTGTTTGGCCAACCGGCCCAGaatcaacagcaacaacagacCGGCACAACGGGTGGTGGCTTGTTTGGAGGACTTGGCGCAAACAAGCCCGCGGCGGGTGGTGGTTTGTTCGGGCAGccgcaacaacagcaacagcagacGGGAACTACTACGGGCGGTGGCCTCTTTGGCCAGTCAACTACACAGCAGCCAAGCACGACCACGGGTACTGGACTCTTTGGACAGCAAGCGCAGACTCAGCAAAGCGGAACTACAGGTGGCGGTCTGTTTGGcaatcagcagcagcaacagcagcaacaacagaaACCCTCTCTGTTTGGCTCTTCCCTAGCGCAACCCGCGGCAGCTGCGAAGCCATCACTCTTCGGCCAGCCGCAGacccagcagcagcaacctcaACAGAACGCGCCTTCCATGCTAGGCGGAAGCACATTCGGTGCAAGCACATTCGGCGGAAGCCTTTTCGCTAGCCAGGCTCCCAATGGACAAACCCAAGCACAATCACAACCAGCGGGCGCCTACTTCGACAGTCTCTTTGCCAAAAGCCAGAAAGCTGATGGTAAAGCCAACATGGAGGATCTCCCTAGCCTTGAACTCGGTCTGGGCGACCTACGACATCGATTGCGAAAGCTTCAGTCCAAGCCTAGCGACAAACCTCTTGGCGGAAAGGCTCACTACCTTCTTGCAGCTTCTGGCGTCGATCCTGGTGTTGCAGCAAAGGATCTCGGACTTCTTGATGTGCAGCCCGGCCGTACTGAGCGGGCCACACATGGCTACGCCCCTAGCGAACTCGATGTCGAAACATACCTCTCGAACCTCCAAACCAAAACGACTCTTAGCATGATTGCTGACGGAATCGATCGATCGGTTCGCGACTTTGATAACTTCCTTGAAGACAATGTTACAATGGAATGGGAGGCGCAACGAAAGCGCATCTACCAGCACTTTGGAATCACACCCCGCGAGGAAACATCTACCACTGGACGCGAATCTCAGAGTGCTTTCGGTCGCTCCAGGCGTAAGAGCCAGGCGCCAGCTGCCAAGTCTGGCAGGGCCAGTGTTCTTGGCAGATCGACACTTCAGAAATCTGTCATCGGAACACCCAGCCGGATTGGAGCCCATCAGACCGATTTCTCAGATGTAGATCGTTCTTCCGAGTCTGGAGGTCTCGACGGGCGCGTCTCTTCTGATGATAGAGTACTCCGTGAGCGACAGGGACGTCTGTCGGAGAAGATTCGCAATCTTAACACTGCTCGTCTGCTCAAGCGACCTTATCCCATTCTTTCTGAGCTCGCGGCTGTCGAGCAAAAGTCCCACGAACCTCATGCACCCCATGTTGTGGAGGCATACTTGGCCGTCATGGAGATCGTGGGCGAGGACCCTGATGCCGAGACGACCCTCAACAACGCGACAGCCAAGGAACGCGAGTTTGCCGATATGTATCTGAACGACAACCCCAATTCCTCCAAATCGGTTGAGATGCGAAAGCGTATTCTTACTGGTACAAACAGTTTCCTGGAGAAGCAGTTTTTGCGTGAAGTCGAGTCCCTTATCGCCAAGCACCCTCACGAAGCGAAACTTGGTGGGCTGCCTGACATTGTCAGTAAGGTCAAGGCGTACATCAGATTACGGTCTGCACGAAAGGATTTGGTTCCCGATAACACTGAGCTCCAGCAAGTTCAGGGTGAGTATGTCTGGGCCATTGTCTTCTATCTGCTCCGCTCTGGACATGTTAGCGAGGCTGCCAAGTATGTCAACGACAACACCAACCAATTCCGAGGCATTGATAGAACCTTTGCGACATACCTCAACAACTACGCTGCCAGTGAGGATCGGCGCCTTACCAACAGAAAGCTCCTGGACCGTTGCACCAACGAGTACATACAGCGATCACGCAACGCCCCCGAAAACTCTATCGATCCTTTCCGTATGGCTTGTTACAAGGTTATTGGGCGTATCGAGCTCGGTAACCGTAACTTGGACGGACTTAATACAGATATCAATGACTGGATTTGGCTACAGTTCAACCTGGCAAGAGAGGGTGACAAGACAATTGAAATGGCTGGCGAGTCGTATGGTTTGGCTGAGTTGCAGTCCAGCATCCGAGAGATCGGTCTGAAGCACTTTCCCAAGACCAACTCGGAAGATAGCAACGGCAGCTTTGGGATGTTTTTCTACCTGCAAATCTTGTCGGGTATGTTCGAGGACGCTATCGCCTATCTTTACCCCTTCTCATATGTCGACGCTGTGCACTTTGGTTTGGCGCTCGAGTTTTACGGTCTGCTCCGACCAAGCGATGCCATGTCGCCGTCCAACGACCTACGCAGCTACAGCACCAAGAACTTACCACAGGTCAACTTTGGCCGCATGATTGGATACTACACCCGTGACTTCAGAGCTGCGGATGTCGTCTCTGCTGTTGACTACCTGACACTTATCTGCCTCAACCAGGACCTTGAGGGCGAGGCTGGCCAGCGACACAGCAGCCTGTGTCACGAGGCTCTCCGCGAGTTGGTGCTTGAGACACGCGAATTCAGCAAGTTGATTGGTGATATCCGACCAGATGGCCGACGCATCCGTGGTATTATTGAGGAGCGCGGCCCTCTTATTGGTCTTGATGCTGAGGATGACTTTGTCAACACAGTCACCCTTCAGGCTGCCAGCTTCGCGGATGAGAACGGCCGCACCACAGACTCGGTGTTGCTGTACCACCTCGCCGGCGAATACGACACGGTTGTCGCTATTGTTAGCCGCGCGCTAAGTGAGGCTGTTTCTCTCGAGATTGGCGAGGACCCCATGCGTCTCATGCCTGTCAAGCCCCGGGCTGGTGGACAGGAGGCTGATGCTGGCAGCAGTCTTAGCTTGGCAGCCATTGATGACCCTGTCGAATTGGCCAAGACTATGATGAGCATGTATGAGCGCGATGCCATGTTTTACAGGAGAATCCAGGACCAAAACAAGGTGGCCTGCCGAGTGCTGCTGGAGATGAGCAGTATCAAGGGATTGGTGGAAGCTGGACAATGGGCACAGTGCCTCGAC AAAATTCGAAGCCTCGAGATTCTACCCCTGGACGCGGCGGGCGATGGTAGCACCATCCGAGCCTACGCCTCTAAATTCTCCGGTCTCTCGCAGCCCGTGTCCATCAACGTGCCCAACTTGTTGATGTGGACCATTATCTGCTGTGTTCGCCAACGAGAGCAGTTGACAAGCGGCCAGTTCAGTGGCAACGAGGGAACTCGACGCCTGATGGTCGACCAATTGAAGCAAATGACGCTGGACTTGACAACATATACCAGCCAGCTTCGATACAGGTTCCCGCCTCATCTTCACGAGGCTCTTGCAAGGGCATCGGCGGAATAA